TGCTCGACTTGGGCGCGAACGTCGATTCCGAAGCGGAACACCTTTACCAGTTCGCTCTCATGGGTTCAGAACTCACCAAAGCCATCGACAATAACCCTAATCCCCGTGTCGGCTTGCTGAATATCGGGCAAGAAGCCATCAAAGGTAATGAGCAAGTCAAAGCTGCTAATGCCTTATTGCAAGGTAGCCCGTTGAATTACATCGGTTATGTGGAAGGCGACGACATCTATTTGGGCAATGTCGATGTGGTGGTGTGCGATGGTTTTGTGGGCAATGTTGCGCTCAAAACCAGCGAAGGTTTGGCGAAGATGATTTCCGCGCACCTCAAGCAAGGTTTTAAAGCCAACCTGTTTACTAAAATAGCTGCATTAATTTCTTTACCCGTGTTGAAATCATTCCGCAACAAATTTGACCCTAGAAGCTATAATGGTGCAAGTTTGCTGGGGCTACAGGGTATTGTAGTTAAAAGCCACGGCGGTGCGGATAGTGTGGCGTATGCGAATGCGATCAGCATTGCCCGCACCGAAATTATCGAAAAAGTCCCCCAGCGTATTCATAAG
The sequence above is drawn from the Thiothrix subterranea genome and encodes:
- the plsX gene encoding phosphate acyltransferase PlsX, translated to MAERYRIALDAMGGDHGLSVVVPAALEALKQHKDIALILVGDEAQITAELTQHKATLTDNLSIRHASQVVQMDEAPATALKNKKDSSMRVAINLVKAGEADAAVSAGNTGALMATGRFVLKTLPGIDRPAICSILPSMKGHTHMLDLGANVDSEAEHLYQFALMGSELTKAIDNNPNPRVGLLNIGQEAIKGNEQVKAANALLQGSPLNYIGYVEGDDIYLGNVDVVVCDGFVGNVALKTSEGLAKMISAHLKQGFKANLFTKIAALISLPVLKSFRNKFDPRSYNGASLLGLQGIVVKSHGGADSVAYANAISIARTEIIEKVPQRIHKQLENLLAQRQTA